The following coding sequences are from one Acipenser ruthenus chromosome 7, fAciRut3.2 maternal haplotype, whole genome shotgun sequence window:
- the LOC117415219 gene encoding zinc finger protein OZF-like: MESVYIKQEEVMELLPICIKQEMPELDSFHIQEETELESVHIKEEETELDPVHIKEEETELQPDHVQEETELQPVHIQEYNDLLFKFSGNASRPKTLHQCTECGKNFGQLGTLKRHQRVHTGEKPYQCIECGKSFGRQGSLKTHQQIHTGEKPHHCNECGERFSQLENLKRHQRVHTGEKPYHCTECGKCFTELGNLKRHLRVHTGEKPYHCFECGESFIESGSLKRHQRIHTGEKPYHCSECGESFSQSENLKTHQRIHTGEKPYHCSECGESFSQLGSLKRHQQIHTGEKPYHCFECGESFSQLAHLKRHQRIHTGEKPYQCTECGERFIESGNLRRHQRIHTGEKPYCCIECGESFSRSANLKKHRQIHTGSSLPPSQSLTSPPCLFEISDSLCHSHPAVNEGGPQE; encoded by the coding sequence ATggagtctgtttacattaaacaggaggaggttATGGAATTGCTACctatctgcattaaacaggagatgcctgaactggaTTCTTTCCACATtcaagaagagactgaactggagtctgtccacattaaagaagaggagactgaactggatcctgtccacattaaagaggaggagactgaactgcagcCTGACCACGTtcaagaagagactgaactgcagcCTGTCCACATTCAAGAATATAATGACTTGTTGTTTAAGTTTTCAGGAAACGCATCCCGGCCAAAGACATTACATCAGTGTACTGAATGTGGTAAGAACTTCGGTCAGCTAGGAaccctaaaaagacaccagcgagttcacactGGAGAAAAGCCCTATCAGTGTattgaatgtggaaagagctttGGTCGGCAAGGAAGCCTAAAAACACATCAGCAAATTCATACTGGAGAGAAGCCAcatcactgtaatgaatgtggggAGAGGTTCAGTCAGTTAGaaaacctaaaaagacaccagcgagttcacactggagagaagccctatcactgtactgaatgcgGAAAGTGCTTCACCgagttaggaaacctaaaaagacacctgcgagttcacactggagagaagccgtatcactgttttgaatgtggggagagcttcattgagtcaggaagcctaaaaagacaccagcgaattcatactggagagaagccgtatcactgttcagaatgtggggagagcttcagtcAGTCAGAAAACCTAAAAacgcaccagcgaattcacactggagagaagccgtatcactgttctgaatgtggagagagcttcagtcagttaggaagcctaaaaagacatcagcaaattcacactggagagaagccgtatcactgttttgaatgtggggagagcttcagtcagttagcacacctaaaaagacaccaacgaattcacactggagagaagccatatcagtgtactgaatgtggggagcGCTTCATTGAATCAGGAAACCTAagaagacaccagcgaattcatactggagagaagccatattgctgtattgaatgtggggagagctttagTCGGTCAGCAAACCTAAAAAAACACCGACAAATTCACACTGgatccagcctccctccctcccagtccctcacctctccaccctgcttgtTTGAGATATCTGATTCCTTGTGTCActctcaccctgcagtaaatgaagggggtccccaggagtga